From Pseudomonas vanderleydeniana, the proteins below share one genomic window:
- a CDS encoding GntR family transcriptional regulator, whose protein sequence is MSSKQASDEQGSGRRHGGRYIYEELRKQILTLKLKPGAPLDEVSLATQFGLSRSPVRDALARLITEGLVTILPNRTTLVTPFEIEEFPNYIAALDLLQRAVTRLAALQRTEEDLERIRAAEAAYMASISCGDFQVMTERNKEMHMEIARAGKNPYLTSHYERLLGEGQRLSHLHFDFLLSPAGSSGMGRDHGEIVEAIAARDADAAEQAAHEHTMLFQRRFLDFMQQNLTSNMRVG, encoded by the coding sequence ATGAGCAGCAAGCAAGCTTCGGATGAGCAAGGCAGTGGCCGCCGCCATGGTGGCCGGTATATCTATGAGGAGTTGCGCAAGCAGATTCTCACGCTGAAACTGAAACCGGGCGCGCCTCTCGACGAGGTGTCCCTGGCTACTCAGTTCGGGCTGTCCCGCTCACCGGTACGTGATGCCCTGGCGCGCTTGATCACCGAGGGACTGGTGACGATCCTGCCGAACCGGACGACCCTCGTCACGCCGTTCGAGATCGAAGAGTTCCCCAACTACATCGCCGCGCTCGACCTGTTGCAGCGTGCGGTCACCCGCCTGGCCGCGCTGCAGCGCACCGAAGAGGACCTGGAGCGCATCCGGGCCGCCGAGGCTGCCTACATGGCCTCGATTTCCTGCGGCGATTTCCAGGTCATGACCGAGCGCAACAAGGAAATGCACATGGAGATCGCGCGGGCCGGGAAAAACCCGTACCTGACGAGTCACTATGAGCGCCTGCTCGGCGAAGGGCAGCGCTTGTCGCACCTGCATTTCGATTTCCTCCTCAGTCCTGCCGGTTCGTCCGGCATGGGCCGTGACCATGGCGAGATCGTCGAGGCGATCGCGGCGCGTGATGCCGACGCTGCGGAGCAGGCTGCGCATGAGCATACGATGCTGTTCCAGCGTCGATTCCTGGATTTCATGCAGCAGAACCTGACGTCGAACATGAGGGTCGGCTAG
- a CDS encoding amino acid ABC transporter permease/ATP-binding protein has translation MQFDWHYAASLLVNGDFWKAVGTVVELSVETWLLGIVLGFVLALARQSGNRVLNRAAALYIWFFRSLPLLVLLIFVYNLPQVFPSTSALLSNPYAAGLIALVLSEAAYIAEIHRGGLLAVAKGQLEAGKALGIRYTGVQRLIVIPQALRVALPTLANEYITIVKLTSLVSVISLSEILLVGQQLYTQNFLVMETMLAVAFYYVLIVTVFSYLLQRLEQHLDVTRRQPRVIADSPAQVAPARQENTARRGEYALRVTGARKHYGQLEVLKGIDLNIRFGEVVSIIGPSGSGKTTLIRTLNGLEGLDRGQVELCGAPFLRGSHEDGGSLGTRLHMDGIVQVGMVFQGFNLFPHKTVLENVMLAPRHHGHANDAELRALGLSLLAKVGLREHAGKYPHQLSGGQQQRVAIARALAMRPQVMLFDEPTSALDPELVGDVLKVIEDLAREGMTMVIVTHEMKFAFQVSDRVVFMERGQIVQAGAPRELLENRSERMSRFLKDVQLA, from the coding sequence ATGCAATTCGATTGGCACTACGCCGCCAGCCTGCTGGTCAACGGCGATTTCTGGAAGGCAGTCGGCACCGTGGTGGAGCTGAGTGTCGAGACCTGGTTGCTGGGCATCGTGCTCGGCTTCGTGCTGGCCTTGGCACGACAGTCGGGCAACCGCGTCCTCAACCGGGCAGCGGCCCTGTACATCTGGTTCTTCCGCAGCCTGCCATTGCTGGTGCTGCTGATCTTCGTCTACAACCTGCCGCAGGTGTTTCCGAGCACCAGCGCGCTGCTGTCCAACCCCTATGCCGCGGGCCTGATCGCACTGGTATTGAGCGAAGCGGCGTACATCGCCGAGATCCATCGCGGCGGCCTGCTGGCCGTCGCCAAGGGCCAACTGGAGGCGGGCAAGGCGCTGGGCATCCGCTACACCGGCGTGCAACGACTGATCGTCATCCCACAGGCACTGCGGGTCGCCCTGCCCACCCTGGCCAACGAGTACATCACCATCGTCAAGCTGACCTCACTGGTGTCGGTGATCTCGCTGTCGGAGATCCTGCTGGTGGGTCAGCAGTTGTACACGCAGAACTTCCTGGTCATGGAGACCATGCTGGCGGTGGCCTTCTACTATGTATTGATCGTCACGGTCTTCAGCTATCTGCTCCAACGCCTGGAACAGCATCTGGACGTGACGCGCCGCCAACCCAGGGTGATTGCCGACAGCCCGGCGCAGGTGGCTCCGGCACGCCAGGAGAACACCGCACGCCGCGGCGAGTATGCCCTGCGGGTGACCGGTGCGCGCAAGCACTATGGTCAACTGGAGGTGCTCAAGGGCATCGACCTGAACATCCGCTTCGGGGAGGTGGTATCGATCATCGGTCCATCGGGTTCGGGCAAGACCACCCTGATCCGCACCCTCAACGGCCTGGAGGGGCTCGATCGCGGCCAGGTCGAATTGTGCGGCGCGCCGTTCCTGCGCGGCAGCCACGAAGACGGCGGCAGCCTGGGCACTCGCCTGCACATGGATGGCATCGTCCAGGTGGGCATGGTGTTCCAGGGCTTCAACCTGTTCCCGCACAAGACGGTCCTGGAGAACGTCATGCTCGCACCACGCCACCATGGTCACGCCAACGATGCCGAACTGCGGGCCCTGGGCCTGTCGCTGCTGGCCAAGGTGGGTTTGCGGGAGCACGCCGGCAAGTACCCGCACCAGCTCTCCGGTGGCCAGCAGCAGCGCGTGGCGATCGCCCGGGCACTGGCGATGCGGCCACAGGTGATGCTGTTCGACGAACCGACCTCGGCGCTGGACCCGGAGCTGGTCGGTGACGTGCTGAAGGTGATCGAGGACCTGGCCCGCGAAGGCATGACCATGGTCATCGTCACCCATGAAATGAAGTTCGCCTTCCAGGTTTCCGACCGCGTGGTGTTCATGGAGCGCGGGCAGATCGTCCAGGCCGGCGCGCCACGCGAACTGCTGGAAAACCGCAGCGAACGGATGAGCCGCTTCCTCAAGGATGTGCAACTGGCATGA
- a CDS encoding urea carboxylase-associated family protein, producing the protein MYKDYPAAYQVSKGSALQVDKPFYDRIRERQDARTLVESFEVPIRTGRAWKVPAGHVFRVTAPVGPQVGDFNIWNANDPRERLWAARTRQLQGAHVTTHDRLWSNLPFLRPLVTITDDSLADYGIDEHGGRLHDLLGTRCDPYVNKMLTGEDFHHHCHSNLTRAVLPHGLTEFDVHDVLNIFQCTGLNHDDMYFMKACPAKKGDYLEFFAEIDVLCALSTCPGGDLSLPMWGPDAQDPLSVCRPLGVEVYQLEESLLEGWKSPERASYNGLHGLAIGKADWE; encoded by the coding sequence ATGTACAAGGATTACCCAGCCGCCTACCAGGTCAGCAAAGGCTCGGCCCTGCAGGTCGACAAGCCGTTCTACGACCGTATCCGCGAGCGTCAGGACGCCCGCACCCTGGTCGAGTCGTTCGAGGTTCCGATCCGCACCGGCCGCGCCTGGAAGGTGCCGGCCGGCCACGTGTTCCGTGTCACCGCGCCGGTCGGCCCGCAGGTCGGCGATTTCAATATCTGGAACGCCAACGATCCGCGCGAGCGCCTGTGGGCTGCCCGCACCCGCCAGTTGCAGGGCGCGCACGTGACCACCCATGATCGCCTGTGGTCGAACCTGCCATTCCTGCGGCCGCTGGTAACCATCACCGACGACAGCCTGGCCGACTACGGCATCGACGAACACGGCGGGCGCCTGCACGACCTGCTCGGCACCCGCTGCGATCCCTACGTCAACAAGATGCTCACCGGCGAGGACTTCCACCACCACTGCCACTCCAACCTGACCCGCGCGGTGCTGCCTCATGGGCTGACCGAGTTCGACGTGCACGATGTGCTGAACATCTTCCAGTGCACCGGCCTGAACCATGACGACATGTACTTCATGAAAGCCTGCCCGGCCAAGAAAGGCGACTACCTGGAGTTCTTCGCCGAGATCGATGTGCTCTGCGCCCTGTCGACCTGCCCGGGTGGCGACCTGTCGCTGCCAATGTGGGGGCCGGATGCCCAGGACCCGCTGTCCGTGTGCCGGCCGCTGGGCGTCGAGGTCTATCAGCTGGAAGAAAGCCTGCTCGAAGGCTGGAAGTCGCCCGAGCGCGCCAGCTATAACGGCTTGCATGGACTGGCAATCGGCAAGGCCGATTGGGAGTAA
- the mgtA gene encoding magnesium-translocating P-type ATPase: MSNVKTPPRQHLHNKPQNGKDTPRLSMRAARESQQDLATTLGNVRASRDGLTELDAEGRLQREGFNEVAHDKPPHALVQFLHALNNPFIYVLLILAGISFFTDFWLAERAGEDGDLTKVIIIMTMVSLSSGLRFWQEYRSAKSAEALKAMVRTTATVLRREQLGSQPTLREIPMRELVAGDIVHLSAGDMIPADIRLIESRDLFISQAVLTGEALPVEKYDTLGDVAQKSATGTTADLGNLLDLQNICFMGTNVVSGTAKAVVVATGPRTYFGSLAKAIVGSRVQTAFDRGVNSVSWLLIRFMLVMVPVVFLLNGFSKGDWGDALLFALAVAVGLTPEMLPMIVSANLAKGAVAMARRKVVVKRLNAIQNFGSMDVLCTDKTGTLTQDKIILEHHVDSNGQRDDAVLGLAWLNSYHQSGMKNLMDQAVLQFSQQNPKFQEPFAYSKVDELPFDFVRRRLSIIVKDSAGDHLLVCKGAVEEMLAISSHVMQGNEVVALDERRRQELLALANDYNKDGFRVLLVATRDIPEGQAKAQYKTADERELVIRGFLTFLDPPKETAGPAIAALRDIGVAVKVLTGDNAVVTCKICREVGLEPGLPLLGQDIEHMDDATLKLRVEERTVFAKLTPLQKSRVLKALQSNGHTVGFLGDGINDAPALRDADVGISVDSGTDIAKESADIILLEKSLMVLEEGVLKGRETFGNIMKYLNMTASSNFGNVFSVLVASAFIPFLPMLSIHLLLQNLIYDISQLALPWDKMDKEFLRKPRKWDAKNIGRFMLWIGPTSSIFDITTFALMWYVFAANSVEMQALFQSGWFVEGLLSQTLVVHMLRTQKIPFFQSTAALPIIVMTCLAVAIGIYLPFSQLGTLVGLVPLPMSYFPWLVGTLLAYCVLAQTMKTFYIRRFRQWF; the protein is encoded by the coding sequence ATGAGCAACGTCAAGACTCCACCACGGCAACACCTCCACAACAAACCGCAGAACGGCAAGGACACCCCTCGCCTGTCGATGCGCGCTGCCCGCGAATCGCAGCAGGACCTGGCCACCACCCTGGGCAATGTCCGCGCCAGCCGCGACGGTCTCACCGAGCTGGATGCCGAAGGCCGCCTGCAACGCGAAGGCTTCAATGAAGTCGCCCACGACAAGCCGCCTCACGCGCTGGTCCAGTTCCTCCATGCGCTGAACAATCCCTTCATTTACGTCCTGCTGATCCTCGCCGGTATCAGCTTCTTCACCGACTTCTGGCTGGCCGAGCGTGCAGGCGAAGACGGCGACCTGACCAAGGTCATCATCATCATGACCATGGTCAGCCTCAGCAGCGGCCTGCGCTTCTGGCAGGAATACCGCTCGGCCAAATCCGCCGAGGCCCTCAAGGCCATGGTGCGCACCACCGCCACCGTGCTACGGCGCGAGCAACTGGGCAGCCAGCCCACCCTGCGTGAGATTCCGATGCGCGAACTGGTAGCCGGTGACATCGTGCACCTGTCGGCCGGCGACATGATCCCGGCGGATATCCGCCTGATCGAGTCCCGTGACCTGTTCATCAGCCAGGCCGTGCTGACCGGCGAAGCACTCCCGGTGGAAAAGTACGACACCCTCGGTGATGTCGCACAGAAGTCCGCCACCGGAACGACGGCCGACCTGGGCAACCTCCTCGACCTGCAGAACATCTGCTTCATGGGCACCAACGTGGTCAGCGGCACCGCCAAGGCCGTGGTGGTCGCCACCGGCCCGCGCACCTATTTCGGCTCGCTGGCCAAGGCCATCGTCGGCTCGCGGGTGCAGACCGCCTTTGACCGCGGCGTGAACAGCGTCAGCTGGCTGCTCATCCGCTTCATGCTGGTCATGGTGCCGGTGGTGTTCCTGCTCAACGGCTTTTCCAAGGGTGACTGGGGCGATGCCCTGCTCTTTGCTCTGGCTGTGGCTGTTGGCCTGACCCCGGAAATGTTGCCGATGATCGTCAGTGCCAACCTGGCCAAGGGCGCGGTTGCCATGGCCCGGCGCAAGGTGGTGGTCAAGCGCCTCAACGCGATCCAGAACTTCGGCTCGATGGACGTGCTGTGCACCGACAAGACCGGCACCCTGACCCAGGACAAAATCATCCTGGAGCACCATGTCGACAGCAACGGCCAGCGCGACGACGCAGTCCTCGGCCTGGCCTGGCTGAACAGCTACCACCAGAGCGGCATGAAGAACCTGATGGACCAGGCCGTGCTGCAGTTTTCCCAACAGAACCCCAAATTCCAGGAGCCCTTCGCCTACAGCAAGGTCGATGAGCTGCCGTTCGACTTCGTTCGCCGGCGCCTGTCGATCATCGTCAAGGACAGCGCTGGCGATCACTTGCTGGTCTGCAAGGGCGCGGTCGAGGAAATGCTCGCCATCTCCAGCCACGTGATGCAAGGCAACGAGGTGGTCGCGCTCGACGAGCGGCGCCGCCAGGAACTGCTGGCATTGGCCAACGACTACAACAAGGACGGTTTCCGCGTCCTGCTGGTGGCCACCCGCGATATCCCCGAGGGCCAGGCCAAGGCCCAGTACAAGACCGCCGACGAGCGCGAACTGGTGATCCGCGGCTTCCTGACCTTCCTCGACCCGCCCAAGGAAACCGCGGGGCCGGCGATTGCCGCCCTGCGCGACATCGGCGTGGCGGTCAAGGTGTTGACCGGCGACAACGCGGTGGTCACCTGCAAGATCTGCCGCGAGGTCGGACTGGAGCCAGGCCTGCCGCTGCTCGGCCAGGACATCGAGCACATGGACGACGCCACCCTCAAGCTGCGGGTCGAGGAACGCACGGTCTTCGCCAAGCTGACTCCATTGCAAAAGTCGCGGGTACTCAAGGCCCTGCAATCGAACGGGCACACCGTGGGCTTTCTCGGCGATGGCATCAACGACGCCCCGGCGCTGCGCGATGCCGACGTCGGTATCTCGGTGGACAGCGGCACGGACATCGCCAAGGAGTCGGCCGACATCATCCTCCTGGAAAAGAGCCTGATGGTGCTCGAGGAAGGTGTGCTCAAGGGCCGGGAGACCTTCGGCAACATCATGAAGTACCTGAACATGACCGCCAGTTCCAACTTCGGCAACGTGTTCTCGGTGCTGGTGGCCAGTGCGTTCATCCCGTTCCTGCCCATGCTCTCGATCCATCTGCTGCTGCAGAACCTGATCTACGACATCTCGCAGTTGGCCCTGCCGTGGGACAAGATGGACAAGGAGTTCCTGCGCAAGCCACGCAAGTGGGATGCGAAGAACATCGGCCGCTTCATGCTGTGGATCGGGCCGACCTCGTCGATCTTCGACATCACCACCTTTGCGCTGATGTGGTACGTGTTCGCCGCCAACAGTGTGGAAATGCAGGCGCTGTTCCAGTCCGGCTGGTTCGTCGAGGGGCTGCTGTCGCAGACGCTGGTCGTGCACATGCTGCGGACCCAGAAGATCCCGTTCTTCCAGAGCACCGCGGCGCTGCCGATCATCGTCATGACCTGCCTGGCGGTCGCCATCGGCATCTACCTGCCGTTCTCGCAACTGGGCACGCTGGTCGGCCTGGTGCCGTTGCCGATGAGCTACTTCCCGTGGCTGGTCGGCACCCTGCTCGCCTACTGCGTGCTGGCCCAGACCATGAAGACGTTCTACATCCGCCGCTTCAGGCAGTGGTTCTGA
- a CDS encoding GntR family transcriptional regulator — MTKTTEKTGETLSLADQVACEVREDIIGGRLLPGMALVEAELTGRYNASRNTVREALHQLGHEGLATYVRNKGVMVRRLGVPEVRDLFLVRRTLEVQAILGSKPLREYESDRMLDAIEAAELAREREDWQAFGTHSLRFHQHIIGLLRSPLLDAFFTNIAAQMRLVFAVAPDEENFQRPWLERDRQIHDLLADGRRHDAAEAMTRYLDDSEHALLDLFNHPPRS; from the coding sequence ATGACCAAGACCACGGAAAAAACCGGCGAAACCCTGTCCCTGGCCGACCAGGTGGCCTGCGAGGTGCGCGAGGACATCATCGGCGGCCGGCTGCTGCCCGGCATGGCGCTGGTCGAGGCCGAACTCACCGGACGCTACAACGCCTCGCGCAATACCGTGCGCGAGGCGTTGCACCAGCTCGGCCACGAGGGCCTGGCGACCTACGTGCGCAACAAGGGTGTGATGGTCCGCCGCCTGGGCGTGCCGGAAGTGCGCGACCTGTTCCTTGTGCGCCGCACCCTCGAGGTCCAGGCGATCCTGGGCAGCAAGCCGCTGCGCGAATACGAATCCGACCGCATGCTCGATGCCATCGAGGCCGCCGAACTGGCCCGCGAGCGCGAAGACTGGCAGGCCTTCGGTACCCACAGCCTGCGTTTTCACCAGCACATCATCGGGCTGTTGCGCAGCCCGTTGCTCGATGCCTTCTTCACCAACATCGCCGCGCAGATGCGCCTGGTGTTCGCCGTGGCCCCCGATGAAGAGAACTTCCAGCGCCCCTGGCTGGAGCGCGACCGACAGATCCACGACCTGCTCGCCGACGGCCGTCGCCATGACGCCGCCGAAGCGATGACCCGTTACCTGGACGATTCCGAGCATGCCCTGCTCGATCTGTTCAACCACCCACCCCGTTCCTGA
- a CDS encoding ABC transporter substrate-binding protein: MSRVKAFTLALTLSAAGAAHAADGTLQADRLSIGSDLTYPPYTYLAQGKPAGFDPEFMTLLGQHLKLTTQFQDTRFANLVMGVNARRFDVVASALYVTPERAAQVDFVPYLKSGASLMVRADDSFRPQHPEDLCGKRIGSIKGGSWIPKLMALSKSHCEATGQAPIDSREFPTSPEAAQALLAKAVDVQFEDAAVATITADKLKGRVVISSRELIYPVVIGLAVRKGNDALLGELRQGLAAMKSSGEYQTLLAHYNLGEPSPSEVAQALGQNPQAAAQ; the protein is encoded by the coding sequence ATGTCCCGAGTAAAAGCCTTCACCCTCGCACTGACCCTCAGCGCCGCCGGCGCCGCCCATGCCGCCGACGGCACCCTGCAAGCCGATCGCCTGAGCATCGGCTCGGACCTCACCTACCCGCCCTACACCTACCTGGCCCAGGGCAAGCCGGCCGGCTTCGACCCTGAGTTCATGACCCTGCTCGGCCAGCACCTCAAGCTGACCACCCAGTTCCAGGACACCCGCTTCGCCAACCTGGTGATGGGCGTCAACGCCCGGCGCTTCGACGTGGTCGCCTCGGCGCTGTACGTCACCCCGGAGCGCGCCGCCCAGGTCGACTTCGTGCCCTACCTCAAGAGCGGCGCCTCGCTGATGGTGCGCGCCGATGACAGCTTCCGCCCACAACACCCCGAAGACCTCTGCGGCAAGCGCATCGGCTCGATCAAGGGCGGCTCGTGGATCCCCAAGCTGATGGCACTTTCCAAGAGCCACTGCGAGGCCACTGGCCAGGCACCGATCGACTCGCGTGAATTCCCCACCTCGCCGGAGGCGGCCCAGGCACTGCTGGCCAAGGCCGTCGACGTGCAGTTCGAGGACGCCGCGGTGGCGACGATCACCGCCGACAAACTCAAGGGCCGCGTGGTCATCAGCTCCAGGGAACTGATCTACCCGGTCGTGATCGGCCTGGCCGTGCGCAAGGGTAACGATGCGCTGCTCGGCGAACTGCGCCAGGGGCTGGCCGCCATGAAGAGCAGCGGCGAATACCAGACCCTCCTCGCCCACTACAACCTGGGCGAACCCAGCCCGAGTGAAGTCGCCCAGGCCCTGGGCCAGAATCCCCAAGCGGCAGCACAGTAA
- a CDS encoding lysozyme inhibitor LprI family protein yields MDRYVHSLRSMLLISGLLLGAGSPAIAASFDCQKASTAVEKAICASPELSGLDSALGDYYSQAMAKLAPEPREALRSDQRAWLQTRNACAADPTQLAGCLQPLLSQRVLEVGKQVRLDTVALDALIASIPYHPAEAAQGLRGYPNNGLAAAWLVYLSRFEPNSGVTQKEAEESRRVAIKALSDDSFSLSVYTDTEKDASVSRARVDLTLLRMLIERSEYEPYDSQRAYVHCFVFSRQGKDAFATFGPLYGSTRDSGAPICSPEGNLFEQGPWQQLARGFDKVLEAASENSGTIRFASYAGWRLMLLEATVAPRDFLTAADKQAADPEQVIRDWTDDKTWPQKQRQQVLAAVEPARRATSTWLQRARGLSAGEAQQAAREIVRQWLNDRLDFIGENNEG; encoded by the coding sequence ATGGATCGTTACGTACACTCCCTCCGTTCGATGCTGTTAATTTCCGGATTGCTGCTGGGGGCCGGTTCGCCCGCCATCGCCGCGTCCTTCGATTGCCAGAAGGCCTCCACGGCAGTGGAAAAGGCCATTTGTGCCAGTCCTGAACTGAGCGGGCTGGACAGTGCCCTCGGGGACTACTACAGCCAGGCGATGGCCAAGCTGGCCCCGGAGCCGCGCGAGGCCCTGCGTAGCGACCAGCGGGCCTGGCTGCAGACCCGCAATGCCTGTGCGGCCGATCCGACCCAACTGGCCGGCTGCCTGCAACCGCTGCTGAGCCAGCGCGTGCTGGAGGTGGGCAAGCAGGTGCGGCTCGACACCGTGGCGCTGGACGCGCTTATTGCCAGCATTCCCTATCACCCGGCCGAAGCGGCCCAAGGTCTGAGGGGTTATCCGAACAATGGCCTGGCCGCTGCCTGGCTGGTCTACCTGTCTCGTTTCGAACCCAACAGTGGGGTGACGCAAAAGGAAGCCGAGGAAAGCCGGCGAGTGGCGATCAAGGCGCTGTCGGACGACAGTTTTTCGCTGTCGGTCTACACCGATACCGAGAAGGACGCTTCGGTCAGTCGTGCCCGGGTGGACCTGACGCTGCTGCGCATGCTGATCGAACGATCGGAATATGAACCCTATGACAGTCAACGTGCCTATGTGCACTGTTTCGTCTTCTCGCGTCAGGGCAAGGATGCCTTCGCCACCTTTGGGCCGTTGTATGGCTCCACCCGCGACAGTGGTGCTCCGATCTGCTCTCCCGAGGGCAATCTGTTCGAGCAGGGACCCTGGCAACAATTGGCTCGTGGCTTCGACAAGGTACTGGAGGCGGCCAGCGAGAACAGCGGGACCATTCGCTTTGCCAGTTACGCTGGCTGGCGCCTGATGCTGTTGGAAGCGACGGTTGCTCCGCGCGACTTTCTCACGGCTGCGGACAAGCAGGCTGCGGATCCCGAACAGGTCATCCGCGACTGGACGGACGACAAGACCTGGCCGCAGAAGCAGCGGCAACAGGTCTTGGCGGCCGTCGAGCCTGCGCGCCGGGCAACCAGCACCTGGCTGCAGCGCGCGCGCGGCCTGTCAGCCGGCGAGGCTCAGCAGGCGGCGCGGGAGATCGTCCGCCAGTGGCTGAATGATCGGCTGGATTTCATCGGCGAAAACAACGAGGGCTGA